The Urbifossiella limnaea genome has a window encoding:
- a CDS encoding tetratricopeptide repeat protein, protein MRTPLALLLVALPATARADEALARAATLHAVGRPFEALALLDAATPAAPLARWAVAFDGVTVPVAHVGRKHVVLTSHASRLAEPYPIAGPASGPRLDDRTGVYDFDTLYTGFDAVTGKRLWTRRAPGHNDVTLDDRTDAVYVWRERLFKLNPDTGATEADVPLPKRPSRFDALLIDGRLHRPQPNTGRLEGPDEKLPAWDVDRNRPAEFDPVAARLSPDERRVLGVGGGGGGRFGTWVTAKPLRAAEPDWTFEHPSSSGNAPFWLGNDIVALVGEPGSKGEVTRLDGQTGAVKWRYALPRGAYRPGGEPLGGGATPERNWNAVGLVGGLVLAVGGEGSLYLLEPDTGKLVSKLTPTRKYLTFPRLVDGALVVCGFESVRAIPWDVVLRRGPDDGDRRVLRARCLHDLGRTEEARVVLDEVLKLDPERTAAWAVMADVCRAADRPFDEIGARCRQLELTGRDSSPQLRERNGLLKRIATGHDLYSDVATTGDTVFAATVAGAALAVDVHTLAVARTELPASSSGLSATTAVKAHFFGSPKTQELPAEAGPKGAPAAFLRGTGYDGAPVRWQGKWYRPLNRGAVRVLDGDAVKEFPARVGGLEAWRLYVSPWGPPLGFGAGGVYELDENLVPVRVRIPAPATPSYLLAGDARTLAVVTYRRDSALVQVWARDGSRLLREQALAPYHPVGGGYQYLLPLAGGYLYAGSSLAWVPAGDGPAWRFGFGESPAAVAAALPKLHYAHASLFGRPVVRDGLLFAGCRDGAVYVFDVAAVTGR, encoded by the coding sequence ATGAGAACCCCTCTCGCGCTGCTCCTGGTCGCGCTCCCCGCAACCGCCCGCGCCGACGAGGCGCTCGCCCGCGCCGCCACGCTCCACGCCGTCGGCCGGCCGTTCGAGGCGCTCGCGCTGCTCGACGCCGCCACACCGGCCGCGCCGCTCGCCCGCTGGGCGGTCGCCTTCGACGGCGTCACCGTCCCCGTCGCCCACGTCGGCCGCAAACACGTCGTTCTCACCAGCCACGCCTCGCGCCTGGCCGAGCCGTACCCGATCGCCGGCCCGGCGAGCGGCCCCCGGCTCGACGACCGCACCGGCGTCTACGACTTCGACACGCTCTACACCGGGTTCGACGCCGTCACCGGCAAGCGCCTGTGGACGCGGCGGGCGCCCGGCCACAACGACGTGACGCTCGACGACCGCACCGACGCGGTGTACGTGTGGCGCGAGCGGCTGTTCAAGCTGAACCCCGACACCGGCGCCACCGAGGCCGACGTGCCGCTCCCGAAGCGGCCGAGCCGGTTCGACGCGCTGCTGATCGACGGCCGCCTCCACCGCCCGCAGCCGAACACGGGGCGGCTCGAAGGCCCGGACGAAAAGCTCCCCGCCTGGGACGTGGACCGCAACCGCCCCGCCGAGTTCGACCCCGTCGCGGCCCGCCTGTCGCCCGACGAGCGGCGCGTCCTCGGCGTCGGCGGCGGCGGCGGCGGCCGGTTCGGCACGTGGGTCACGGCGAAGCCGCTCCGCGCCGCGGAGCCCGACTGGACGTTCGAGCACCCGTCGTCGTCGGGCAACGCCCCGTTCTGGCTCGGCAACGACATCGTGGCACTCGTCGGCGAGCCGGGTAGCAAGGGCGAGGTGACCCGCCTCGACGGGCAGACCGGCGCCGTGAAGTGGCGGTACGCCCTGCCGCGCGGCGCGTACCGGCCCGGCGGCGAACCGCTCGGCGGCGGCGCGACGCCGGAGCGCAACTGGAACGCCGTCGGCCTGGTCGGCGGGCTCGTCCTCGCGGTCGGCGGCGAGGGCTCGCTGTACCTCCTGGAGCCCGACACCGGCAAGCTCGTGTCGAAGCTGACGCCGACGCGGAAGTACCTGACCTTCCCGCGGCTGGTGGACGGGGCGCTGGTGGTGTGCGGGTTCGAGAGCGTCCGCGCCATCCCGTGGGACGTGGTGCTGCGCCGCGGGCCGGACGACGGCGACCGCCGCGTGCTGCGGGCGCGCTGCCTCCACGACCTGGGCCGCACCGAGGAGGCGCGGGTCGTGCTGGACGAAGTGCTGAAGCTCGACCCCGAGCGCACCGCGGCGTGGGCGGTGATGGCCGACGTGTGCCGCGCCGCCGACCGGCCGTTCGACGAGATCGGGGCGCGCTGCCGGCAGCTGGAGCTGACCGGCCGCGATTCGTCGCCGCAGCTGCGGGAGCGGAACGGCCTGCTGAAGCGGATCGCCACCGGCCACGACCTGTACTCCGACGTGGCGACGACCGGCGACACGGTCTTCGCCGCGACCGTGGCCGGGGCCGCGCTGGCGGTCGACGTTCACACCCTCGCCGTGGCCCGGACGGAGCTGCCGGCGTCGTCGTCCGGGCTGAGCGCGACGACCGCGGTGAAGGCGCACTTCTTCGGGAGCCCCAAGACGCAGGAGCTGCCGGCCGAGGCCGGCCCGAAGGGGGCGCCGGCGGCGTTCCTGCGTGGGACCGGGTACGACGGCGCGCCGGTGCGGTGGCAGGGGAAGTGGTACCGACCGCTCAACCGCGGCGCGGTGAGGGTGCTGGACGGCGACGCGGTGAAGGAGTTTCCGGCGCGGGTGGGCGGGCTGGAGGCGTGGCGGCTGTACGTGTCGCCGTGGGGGCCGCCACTCGGCTTCGGCGCCGGCGGCGTATACGAGTTGGACGAGAACCTGGTGCCGGTGCGGGTGCGCATCCCGGCCCCGGCGACGCCGTCGTACCTGCTGGCCGGCGACGCCCGCACGCTGGCCGTGGTGACGTACCGCCGCGACTCGGCGCTCGTGCAGGTGTGGGCGCGCGACGGCAGTCGGCTGTTGCGGGAGCAGGCGCTGGCGCCGTACCACCCGGTCGGCGGCGGGTATCAGTACCTGCTGCCGCTGGCGGGCGGCTACCTGTACGCGGGGAGTTCGCTGGCGTGGGTGCCGGCGGGCGACGGCCCGGCGTGGCGGTTCGGGTTCGGGGAGTCGCCAGCGGCGGTGGCGGCGGCGCTGCCGAAATTGCACTACGCCCACGCCAGCCTGTTCGGCCGGCCGGTGGTGCGCGACGGGCTGCTGTTCGCCGGCTGCCGCGACGGCGCCGTGTACGTGTTCGACGTGGCGGCGGTCACCGGCCGGTGA
- a CDS encoding type II toxin-antitoxin system PemK/MazF family toxin, with the protein MTRGDVVLVRFPHPSGGRGKRRPAVVVQADAYAAVVATVVVAEITSNPSLATDPACLFIDVTTPDGNATGLAHNSVVSCLALATVYRDSIDQTLGSLSVKLASRLDDCLKAALGVT; encoded by the coding sequence ATGACCCGCGGGGATGTTGTCCTCGTGCGCTTCCCGCACCCCTCCGGCGGCCGCGGCAAGCGGCGGCCCGCCGTCGTCGTGCAGGCCGACGCCTACGCCGCCGTCGTGGCGACGGTCGTGGTCGCCGAAATCACCAGCAACCCGAGCCTGGCGACCGACCCCGCCTGCCTGTTCATCGACGTGACCACCCCCGACGGGAACGCGACCGGACTCGCGCATAATTCCGTCGTGTCGTGCCTGGCGCTGGCGACCGTCTACCGCGACTCGATCGACCAGACGCTCGGCTCGCTCTCGGTGAAGCTGGCGTCCCGGCTCGACGACTGCCTCAAAGCGGCACTGGGCGTGACTTAA
- a CDS encoding HD domain-containing protein: protein MGTKRTTTTDPAAVLAAAKARVAVELHGVHGVAHWARVRENGHRLARHTGADKELVELFAFLHDCCRESDGTDPGHGARAADYAATLRGSLLVLSDERFGLLFEAIRDHEKGLTRADVTVQTCWDADRLDLGRVGVKPLPKYLCTAAAKDRDTIAWAYRRSRAA from the coding sequence ATGGGCACGAAGCGCACGACGACGACGGACCCCGCCGCCGTCCTCGCCGCGGCGAAGGCGCGCGTCGCGGTGGAGCTTCACGGCGTCCACGGCGTGGCGCACTGGGCGCGCGTCCGCGAGAACGGCCACCGCCTCGCCCGCCACACCGGCGCCGACAAGGAGCTGGTCGAGCTGTTCGCCTTCCTCCACGACTGCTGCCGCGAGAGCGACGGCACCGACCCCGGCCACGGCGCCCGCGCCGCCGACTACGCCGCGACGCTGCGCGGCTCGCTGCTGGTGCTGTCGGACGAGCGGTTCGGGCTGCTGTTCGAGGCGATCCGCGACCACGAGAAGGGGCTGACCCGCGCCGACGTGACCGTGCAGACGTGCTGGGACGCCGACCGGCTGGACCTCGGCCGGGTCGGGGTCAAGCCGCTCCCGAAGTACCTGTGTACGGCCGCGGCGAAGGACCGCGACACGATCGCCTGGGCGTACCGCCGCAGCCGGGCGGCGTGA
- a CDS encoding MFS transporter, producing the protein MPDDADLPRRVTRKVALRTLPLLFALYVVAYLDRANVGFAKLRMSDALGFDEAVFGLGVGLFFVGYLVLEIPGALLVERWSARKWFARILVTWGFCSMGMAYVTTPTEFYVLRFLLGLAEAGFFPGVIVYFTHWFPRAERARALTGMLVGIPISLALGAVVSRWLLDQGWLGYAGWQWVFLAEGAPAVLLGIAVPFLLTDRPRQAKWLTAEERDWLEATLAAEREATPAANAMRVRDALKLRTVWLLALGIFCTNLGGYAFVFWLPTAVKGLLAGLGQDAADTTVLGWTCVVYLCGIAGVVTSGFVSDLTGNRKWPTTIGQLGTGLFLALSTVPDQSWSAVFAWLCCAGFFAHFWYTPFWVLPTLSLTASAAAVAIGFINMWANLAGFAGSWAVGELRVAGLGDRGCLLILACTFAAGAAFVAAVPVQRPDPPGSADEW; encoded by the coding sequence ATGCCCGACGACGCCGACCTGCCGCGCCGCGTCACCCGCAAGGTGGCGCTCCGCACCCTGCCGCTGCTGTTCGCCCTGTACGTCGTCGCGTACCTCGACCGCGCCAACGTCGGCTTCGCCAAGCTCCGCATGTCCGACGCCCTCGGGTTCGACGAGGCCGTGTTCGGCCTGGGCGTCGGCCTGTTCTTCGTCGGCTACCTCGTGCTCGAAATCCCGGGCGCGCTGCTCGTGGAGCGGTGGAGCGCCCGCAAGTGGTTCGCCCGCATCCTGGTCACGTGGGGCTTCTGCTCCATGGGCATGGCGTACGTCACCACGCCGACCGAGTTCTACGTCCTGCGGTTCCTGCTGGGGCTCGCCGAGGCCGGGTTCTTCCCCGGCGTCATCGTCTACTTCACGCACTGGTTCCCGCGCGCCGAGCGCGCCCGCGCCCTCACCGGCATGCTCGTCGGCATCCCGATCAGCCTGGCACTCGGGGCCGTCGTGTCGCGGTGGCTGCTGGACCAGGGCTGGCTCGGGTACGCCGGCTGGCAGTGGGTGTTCCTCGCCGAAGGGGCGCCGGCCGTGCTGCTGGGAATCGCCGTGCCGTTCCTCCTGACGGACCGCCCGCGGCAGGCGAAGTGGCTGACGGCGGAGGAGCGCGACTGGCTCGAAGCGACGCTCGCCGCCGAGCGCGAGGCGACGCCCGCCGCGAACGCGATGCGCGTCCGCGACGCCCTGAAGCTGCGGACGGTGTGGCTGCTGGCGCTCGGCATCTTCTGCACGAACCTCGGCGGCTACGCCTTCGTGTTCTGGCTGCCGACCGCGGTGAAGGGGCTGCTCGCCGGGCTCGGCCAGGACGCCGCCGACACCACCGTGCTGGGGTGGACCTGCGTCGTGTACCTCTGCGGCATCGCCGGCGTGGTCACGTCGGGCTTCGTGTCCGACCTCACGGGCAACCGCAAGTGGCCGACGACGATCGGCCAGCTCGGCACGGGGCTGTTCCTGGCGCTGAGCACGGTGCCGGACCAGTCGTGGTCGGCGGTGTTCGCGTGGCTGTGCTGCGCCGGGTTCTTCGCCCACTTCTGGTACACGCCGTTCTGGGTGCTGCCGACGCTGAGCCTGACGGCGTCCGCCGCGGCGGTCGCCATCGGGTTCATCAACATGTGGGCGAACCTGGCCGGGTTCGCCGGCTCGTGGGCCGTCGGCGAGC